Proteins from a genomic interval of Verrucomicrobiia bacterium:
- a CDS encoding DUF1080 domain-containing protein, with translation MRLHTFVFTSVVGLAFTAAAVGPVFYGDAPDDHHPWAVHDRNRPQPPVVTPGTCSTQEQPGKPPSDAIVLFDGTDLSQWEADTPNPEPTKWVIQDGAMECVPGSGYIRTKRTFGDMQLHIEWAAPTKVVGNDQGRGNSGVFLMGIMEIQVLDNYDNPTYADGTAGAVYDVMPPMANALRPPGQFQAYDIVFRRPIYKDGKVVDPGYVTVFENGVLVQDHTQIEGPTSHMVRSRPGPFPDAAPLKLQDHGNPVRYRNIWCRPLPPRAVEGGTDGYLTTVATMAKRQEIAASIRQHAAQLSTTTDPLPALYLWLESLEYEQNPAALQQAEQGAQQYIAGLKALSPEKLGAKKDEVRRLRDVFNFLVRFHALSESFAPKKEIDQIIASQHWDAKR, from the coding sequence ATGAGACTTCACACGTTTGTGTTCACTTCGGTGGTTGGCCTGGCCTTTACAGCAGCGGCCGTGGGACCGGTCTTTTATGGCGATGCGCCGGACGACCATCATCCTTGGGCCGTTCACGACCGGAACCGTCCGCAGCCGCCGGTGGTCACGCCCGGCACGTGCAGCACGCAGGAGCAGCCGGGCAAACCGCCGTCGGATGCCATCGTGCTCTTTGATGGAACCGACCTCTCCCAATGGGAAGCCGACACGCCCAATCCAGAGCCGACCAAGTGGGTGATTCAGGACGGCGCCATGGAATGTGTTCCCGGTTCCGGCTACATCCGCACCAAACGCACATTTGGCGACATGCAACTGCACATTGAATGGGCCGCTCCGACGAAGGTGGTGGGAAACGATCAGGGCCGCGGCAACAGCGGCGTGTTTCTCATGGGCATCATGGAAATCCAGGTGCTGGACAACTATGACAATCCGACTTACGCCGACGGCACAGCCGGAGCCGTGTATGATGTGATGCCGCCCATGGCCAATGCGCTCCGTCCGCCGGGGCAGTTTCAGGCTTATGACATCGTGTTCCGGCGCCCCATCTACAAGGACGGCAAGGTCGTTGATCCCGGCTACGTCACGGTGTTTGAAAACGGCGTGCTGGTGCAGGACCACACCCAGATCGAAGGGCCCACCAGTCACATGGTGCGCAGCCGGCCGGGCCCTTTTCCTGACGCGGCCCCGCTCAAGCTCCAGGATCACGGCAACCCGGTTCGCTATCGCAACATCTGGTGTCGTCCGCTCCCGCCGCGCGCCGTCGAAGGTGGAACCGACGGCTACCTGACCACGGTCGCCACGATGGCGAAGCGCCAGGAAATTGCCGCGTCAATCCGGCAACATGCCGCTCAACTCTCCACGACAACGGATCCCTTGCCGGCACTCTATCTCTGGTTGGAATCGCTCGAATACGAGCAGAACCCCGCGGCGTTGCAGCAGGCGGAGCAGGGGGCGCAGCAATACATTGCGGGCCTGAAGGCGCTGTCACCGGAGAAACTGGGCGCCAAAAAGGACGAAGTGCGGCGCTTGCGGGACGTCTTCAACTTCCTTGTTCGCTTCCATGCCCTCTCCGAGTCGTTTGCGCCGAAGAAGGAGATTGACCAAATCATCGCGTCCCAACATTGGGATGCAAAAAGGTGA
- a CDS encoding Gfo/Idh/MocA family oxidoreductase: MNKHETNSTRKLSGGRPADNAAAAPRSFSRRHFLATTALALAAPTILTSCATGGKPRKSASERITIGVVGWGMQGPWNTGAFLNLPDCQVVAACDVDRDHLAAAVNTINGHYQNKDCAAYHDYRELMAREDIDAVMLAVPDNWHALVATEAARRGKDVYGEKPLARTIAEQQAIVRAVRQHRIIWQTGSWQRSVSNFHKAAEIVRNGMIGRVRHVEVGLPSGHTDFAGTGQFMTPSDPPPELDYDRWIGPARMEPYIKGRVHMNWRWNYNIGGGQLLDWIGHHCDIAHWGLGFDHTGPLEIEGHGEFPPPDAVWNTCTRYRIELQYPADVTMTIAGGYDDIRGGTKWIGTDGWVWVDRGGFDASNAEWKDWKNVPDELRKVKLIKSSNHQRNFIDSVKSRQPTITPADVAHHSAIPGHLGLISMLVGRKIKWNPDREKIIGDAEASKLLSRPYRHPWKLA, from the coding sequence ATGAACAAGCACGAAACCAACTCCACTCGTAAACTATCGGGCGGCCGCCCGGCGGACAACGCGGCCGCGGCGCCGCGTTCCTTCTCCCGCCGCCATTTCCTCGCCACCACGGCGCTGGCGCTGGCGGCCCCCACAATCCTGACCAGTTGCGCCACGGGCGGCAAGCCACGCAAATCGGCGTCCGAGCGGATCACCATTGGCGTGGTGGGCTGGGGCATGCAGGGGCCGTGGAACACCGGGGCGTTTCTGAATCTGCCGGATTGCCAGGTTGTGGCCGCCTGCGATGTCGATCGTGATCATCTTGCCGCCGCGGTGAACACCATCAACGGCCACTATCAAAACAAGGATTGTGCGGCGTATCACGATTATCGTGAACTCATGGCCCGCGAGGACATCGACGCCGTGATGCTGGCCGTGCCCGACAACTGGCACGCGCTGGTTGCGACGGAGGCCGCGCGGCGGGGCAAGGATGTTTATGGTGAGAAGCCCTTGGCGCGGACCATTGCCGAACAGCAGGCCATCGTCCGTGCGGTCCGCCAGCACAGGATCATCTGGCAGACAGGCTCCTGGCAGCGGTCGGTGAGCAACTTTCACAAGGCTGCCGAGATTGTTCGCAACGGCATGATCGGCCGCGTCCGCCACGTCGAAGTGGGATTGCCGTCGGGTCACACCGATTTTGCCGGCACCGGCCAGTTCATGACGCCTTCTGATCCGCCACCGGAACTGGATTATGACCGGTGGATCGGTCCCGCCCGGATGGAGCCCTACATCAAGGGGCGCGTTCACATGAACTGGCGTTGGAATTACAACATCGGCGGCGGCCAGTTGCTGGACTGGATCGGGCATCATTGCGACATCGCACACTGGGGCCTCGGATTCGATCACACCGGGCCGTTGGAAATCGAGGGACACGGGGAGTTTCCGCCGCCGGACGCCGTGTGGAACACCTGCACCCGCTACCGCATCGAGTTGCAGTATCCCGCGGACGTCACCATGACGATTGCCGGCGGTTATGATGACATTCGGGGCGGCACCAAGTGGATTGGCACCGACGGCTGGGTTTGGGTTGACCGCGGCGGCTTTGATGCATCAAACGCCGAGTGGAAGGACTGGAAAAACGTCCCCGATGAGCTGCGCAAGGTGAAACTCATCAAGTCCTCCAATCACCAGCGCAACTTCATTGACTCGGTCAAATCGCGTCAGCCGACCATCACGCCTGCGGACGTGGCGCATCACTCGGCCATTCCGGGCCACCTGGGGCTCATTTCGATGCTGGTGGGACGGAAAATCAAATGGAACCCCGACCGCGAAAAAATCATCGGCGATGCCGAAGCCAGCAAGCTGCTGTCGCGCCCGTATCGGCATCCATGGAAGCTGGCTTAA
- a CDS encoding PA14 domain-containing protein encodes MSATTSSSSLRNRLAGALILLAGLAAGAAPWQPVPGNMMTRWAKDVDPARPLPEYPRPQLVRTAWQNLNGLWQFEITAKDAPPPSQFTQQILVPFPVESALSGIKKRVEPKDRLWYRRTFSVPEAWRRGRVLLHFAAADWETELWVNGHAIGRHQGGYDPFVFDVTAALQPGAEQTLVVAVWDPTNEGGQPVGKQTLNPGGIFYTATSGIWGTVWVESVPRTYVKALKMVPDIDAGVLRLTVEAEGGTVRAVARDGQTRVGTGTGPAGGEITIPVPHARLWTPDSPFLYDLDIELTDDSNRDEVHSYFGMRKISIGPDESGVTRMLLNNKFLFEAGPLDQGFWPDGLYTAPTDEALKHDIEMTKAYGFNLSRKHVKVEPDRWYYWCDKLGLLVWQDMPGSGNHTAAQQQQFELELQRMVTTHCNHPCIIMWVVFNEGWGQYDTERVVDLVRQWDPSRLIDNASGWVDKNVGDVLDHHTYPVPGAPKPTEKRAAVIGEYGGLGRNLPGHMWVDSGWGYQTFNDEESLNARYEEITGVLLRRVKEPGISASVYTQLTDIEVENNGLMTYDRDVCKIRPEISARALAGLLPPRKTTLADQFIGSTTVELEGASDRGEIIYTLDGREPDAGSPVYREPIKITGDTVIKARTRWPDGRLSRVVAFPMQHTTPLPAVEAGGAGPGLDVAVYELGQRPEDMPAFDSLKRLKRVVVEQVSLAPKPREEDFALVFEGFLNAPTTGVYLLRVASDDGAAVWIDGREVCGKHGIHGMEESVGTVALAAGAHALSVRYFQGTGGSGLRLEWALPGSRFTEVPPEAFTHPKSAAAPTEP; translated from the coding sequence ATGAGTGCAACCACATCCTCCTCGTCCTTGAGAAATCGCCTTGCGGGCGCGCTGATCCTGCTGGCCGGACTGGCCGCTGGCGCGGCGCCGTGGCAGCCCGTGCCCGGCAACATGATGACGCGCTGGGCGAAGGATGTGGATCCCGCCCGGCCGCTTCCCGAGTATCCCCGTCCGCAACTGGTGCGAACGGCCTGGCAGAATCTGAATGGCTTGTGGCAGTTCGAAATCACGGCCAAGGATGCGCCGCCGCCGTCACAGTTCACGCAGCAAATTCTGGTTCCCTTCCCGGTGGAGTCAGCGTTGTCCGGCATCAAGAAGCGGGTCGAGCCGAAGGACCGCCTCTGGTATCGGCGAACCTTTTCCGTGCCGGAAGCGTGGCGCCGCGGGCGCGTGCTGCTGCATTTCGCCGCGGCCGACTGGGAAACCGAACTGTGGGTCAACGGCCACGCGATCGGGCGGCATCAAGGCGGCTATGATCCGTTTGTCTTTGACGTCACCGCGGCGCTGCAACCCGGCGCCGAGCAGACGCTGGTGGTTGCCGTCTGGGATCCGACCAACGAAGGCGGCCAGCCCGTCGGCAAGCAAACCCTCAACCCGGGCGGCATTTTTTACACGGCCACCAGCGGCATCTGGGGCACCGTCTGGGTGGAGTCCGTGCCCCGGACCTACGTGAAGGCCCTTAAAATGGTGCCGGACATCGACGCGGGCGTGTTGCGGCTGACCGTGGAGGCGGAAGGCGGCACCGTGCGCGCCGTCGCCCGGGACGGTCAGACCCGGGTCGGCACCGGCACGGGGCCGGCCGGCGGGGAAATCACCATTCCTGTCCCGCACGCGCGGCTGTGGACGCCCGACTCGCCGTTCCTCTATGACCTCGACATCGAACTGACGGACGATTCGAACCGGGATGAGGTGCACAGCTATTTCGGAATGCGGAAAATTTCAATTGGACCGGATGAGAGCGGCGTCACGCGCATGCTGCTCAACAACAAGTTCCTTTTTGAAGCCGGTCCGCTGGATCAGGGCTTCTGGCCGGACGGCCTTTACACGGCTCCGACGGACGAGGCGTTGAAGCACGACATCGAGATGACCAAGGCATACGGCTTCAACCTGTCGCGCAAGCACGTGAAAGTGGAGCCGGACCGCTGGTATTATTGGTGCGACAAGCTTGGCCTGCTGGTCTGGCAGGACATGCCGGGCTCCGGCAATCACACTGCCGCACAGCAGCAGCAGTTTGAACTCGAACTGCAACGGATGGTGACGACGCATTGCAACCATCCCTGCATCATCATGTGGGTCGTATTCAACGAAGGGTGGGGGCAATACGACACTGAAAGAGTGGTGGATCTGGTGCGCCAGTGGGATCCCAGCCGGCTCATCGACAACGCCAGTGGCTGGGTGGACAAGAACGTTGGCGACGTGCTGGACCATCACACTTATCCCGTGCCGGGCGCACCAAAACCCACGGAAAAGCGGGCGGCCGTCATTGGTGAATACGGCGGCCTGGGCCGCAACCTCCCGGGGCACATGTGGGTTGACTCGGGCTGGGGCTATCAGACCTTCAATGACGAGGAATCGCTCAATGCCCGTTACGAGGAGATCACCGGCGTCCTCCTGCGGCGCGTGAAGGAACCCGGAATCAGCGCGAGTGTTTACACGCAGCTCACCGACATCGAGGTCGAGAACAACGGGCTGATGACCTACGACCGCGACGTCTGCAAGATCCGCCCGGAAATTTCCGCGCGCGCACTGGCGGGCCTGTTGCCGCCCCGCAAGACCACTTTGGCAGATCAGTTCATTGGCTCCACAACCGTCGAACTTGAAGGCGCCAGTGATCGGGGGGAGATCATTTACACGCTCGACGGACGGGAGCCGGATGCCGGTTCGCCAGTTTACCGGGAGCCGATCAAAATCACCGGTGACACGGTCATCAAAGCCCGCACCCGGTGGCCGGACGGCCGGTTGAGCCGCGTGGTGGCGTTTCCGATGCAGCACACGACGCCGCTGCCGGCGGTTGAGGCGGGCGGAGCCGGGCCGGGACTGGACGTTGCCGTGTATGAACTGGGGCAGCGGCCGGAGGACATGCCTGCGTTTGACTCGTTGAAGCGGCTGAAGCGCGTGGTGGTCGAACAGGTGAGCCTGGCCCCCAAGCCGCGCGAAGAGGACTTCGCCCTGGTGTTTGAGGGGTTCCTCAACGCCCCGACCACGGGTGTTTATTTGCTCCGGGTGGCCTCCGACGACGGGGCGGCGGTGTGGATAGATGGCCGGGAAGTGTGCGGCAAGCACGGCATTCACGGCATGGAAGAGTCCGTGGGCACGGTGGCGCTTGCCGCCGGCGCGCACGCCCTCTCAGTCCGCTATTTCCAAGGCACCGGCGGTTCGGGGTTGCGTTTGGAATGGGCGCTGCCGGGCAGCCGATTTACCGAGGTGCCGCCCGAGGCATTCACGCACCCGAAAAGCGCGGCGGCGCCCACCGAACCATGA
- a CDS encoding NPCBM/NEW2 domain-containing protein yields the protein MTKKFNLLAHVPLAVSLLLAAGAQAADEAAFLTWAPTPPMGWNSYDCYGYKVNEAQVRENADYMAAHLKESGWQYVVVDYVWSAPDLPGAGFAPEQSPDFHPRLNMDAHGRLLPDEARFPSAAQGAGFKPLADYVHSLGLKFGIHVMRGIPKQAVAAKCPVAKSDATADQVADMNNPCPWLNHMVGLKMDLPGAQAYLNSLLDLYASWGVDFIKVDDLSTPYDQAEVEGYRRAIDQCGRPVVLSLSPGPTPVSVAGHVASHANMWRLLGDLWDQWPQVRSAFGILHEWEPQIGHGHWPDPDMLPLGQLRLTGPPTGPARTNLLTHDEQRTLVTLWAIGRCPLMLGGNLPDTDAFTLGLITNREVLSVNQRSANNRQIFLNDDQAAWVADVPGSTAKYLALFSVGAEELTPEGAAWSSPLVTRATPGHAVPVDVDITGARQLYLAVSTGGDGFVCDHADWAEPRLIGPRGVLKLTQLKWRSATCGWGSVLLGRSAAGSPLTIDGQPVADGIGTHAASLIVYDLPPGYTRFQARAGLDDSGTGQTIGGATVNFMVFTQRPPALASKPVRVSLRDLGFTGAVAVRDLWQGRDLGPVKETFEQTLPRHGAGLYRVQAE from the coding sequence ATGACAAAAAAATTCAACCTCCTGGCGCACGTTCCACTGGCGGTGAGTCTCCTGCTGGCCGCGGGGGCGCAGGCCGCCGACGAGGCCGCGTTTCTGACCTGGGCGCCAACGCCGCCGATGGGCTGGAACAGTTACGACTGCTACGGCTACAAGGTGAACGAAGCGCAGGTGCGTGAGAATGCGGATTACATGGCGGCGCATCTCAAGGAATCCGGCTGGCAATATGTGGTGGTGGATTACGTCTGGTCGGCGCCGGACCTGCCCGGCGCCGGCTTTGCGCCCGAGCAGTCGCCGGATTTTCATCCCCGCCTGAACATGGATGCCCACGGGCGCCTGCTGCCCGATGAAGCCCGTTTTCCCTCGGCGGCGCAGGGCGCAGGATTCAAGCCTTTGGCTGACTACGTCCACTCGCTCGGGCTGAAGTTCGGTATTCATGTGATGCGCGGCATTCCCAAACAGGCGGTGGCGGCGAAGTGCCCCGTTGCCAAGTCCGACGCCACCGCTGATCAGGTCGCCGACATGAACAATCCCTGTCCGTGGTTGAACCACATGGTCGGGTTGAAAATGGACCTGCCTGGCGCCCAGGCCTACCTCAACTCGCTGCTGGACCTTTATGCCTCGTGGGGGGTGGACTTCATCAAGGTTGATGACCTGAGCACGCCCTACGATCAGGCCGAGGTGGAAGGGTATCGCCGGGCGATCGATCAGTGCGGCCGGCCTGTTGTGTTGAGCCTTTCGCCGGGACCCACGCCGGTGAGCGTGGCCGGGCACGTCGCGAGTCATGCCAACATGTGGCGCTTGTTGGGTGATTTGTGGGACCAATGGCCGCAGGTGCGCAGCGCCTTCGGCATTCTGCACGAGTGGGAGCCGCAAATCGGCCACGGGCACTGGCCGGATCCGGACATGCTGCCGCTGGGGCAATTGCGTCTCACGGGTCCGCCCACCGGACCGGCGCGAACCAATCTGCTGACGCACGATGAACAACGGACCCTGGTCACCTTGTGGGCGATCGGTCGCTGTCCCCTGATGCTGGGCGGGAATTTGCCGGATACGGATGCCTTCACGCTCGGATTGATCACCAATCGTGAAGTGTTGTCGGTCAACCAACGCAGCGCCAACAACCGGCAAATTTTCCTAAATGACGACCAGGCGGCGTGGGTTGCCGATGTGCCCGGTTCCACCGCCAAATATCTGGCCCTGTTCTCGGTGGGCGCCGAAGAGTTGACGCCGGAAGGTGCGGCCTGGAGCAGTCCGCTGGTGACGCGAGCAACGCCCGGCCACGCGGTGCCGGTGGATGTGGACATCACTGGAGCCCGTCAACTGTATCTGGCCGTGAGCACGGGGGGCGATGGGTTTGTGTGTGACCACGCGGATTGGGCGGAGCCGCGGCTGATCGGACCGCGGGGCGTGCTTAAGCTCACCCAGCTCAAATGGCGCTCCGCCACGTGCGGTTGGGGAAGCGTGCTGCTTGGCCGCTCGGCGGCCGGTTCGCCGTTGACGATCGACGGCCAGCCCGTTGCGGACGGGATCGGCACGCACGCCGCCTCGCTGATTGTCTATGATTTGCCGCCGGGCTACACGCGTTTCCAGGCGCGGGCTGGACTGGATGACAGCGGGACCGGGCAAACCATCGGCGGAGCGACGGTCAACTTCATGGTTTTCACCCAGCGTCCGCCTGCGCTGGCCAGCAAGCCGGTGCGGGTTTCGCTGCGAGATCTGGGGTTCACGGGCGCGGTGGCGGTGCGGGATCTCTGGCAGGGCAGGGATTTGGGCCCGGTCAAAGAAACGTTTGAACAGACCCTGCCCCGGCACGGCGCGGGGCTTTACCGGGTGCAAGCAGAATGA
- a CDS encoding sialate O-acetylesterase, producing MLTKMVGYFVGLVAAGLTVTALADVRLPGIFSDHMVLQRDQAVPVWGWAQPGEEITVKMGVAKATTTTGKDGRWMVKLAPQPMSAAPLTLTVAGRNTVTVQDVLLGDVWLCSGQSNMEFGLGGCNAPQDIEAAQFPTLRRIKFDHTTASKPADDIPGRWEVCTPQSAPGWTAVGFYFARRIQQETGVPIGLIDDNWGGTRIEPWIPPSGFEQVDSLAGILVDVTNRCQSYRAELGKALGPLEQWIGDVRKALTAPGADIPVQPPVPGNPYNDASFPSSIYNAMIHPIVPFGLKGAIWYQGESNGGEGDEYYAKMRALIGGWRELWAQGDFPFYFVQLANFTQPNNDPAGGDGWARVRMAQLKSLEIPKTGMAVTIELADADNPNDIHPKNKFDVGERLALWALAKDYGKAGLVYSGPLYQSLKVEGNKACIFFTSVGSGLMVGKKEGRQPTIEDKTAKLKRFAIAGQDRKWFWADAVIDGATVVVSSPNVPAPVAVRYAYSMNPAGCNLYNREGLPASPFRTDDW from the coding sequence ATGCTGACCAAAATGGTTGGTTATTTCGTGGGACTGGTGGCAGCCGGGCTGACGGTGACGGCGCTGGCAGATGTGCGGCTCCCCGGCATTTTCAGCGATCACATGGTTCTCCAGCGCGATCAGGCGGTCCCGGTTTGGGGCTGGGCTCAACCCGGCGAAGAAATCACGGTGAAGATGGGGGTGGCGAAAGCCACAACCACCACCGGCAAGGATGGCAGGTGGATGGTCAAGCTTGCGCCGCAACCCATGTCTGCCGCGCCGCTCACACTGACCGTCGCGGGCAGGAACACAGTCACCGTGCAGGACGTGCTGCTCGGGGACGTGTGGCTTTGCAGCGGTCAGTCGAACATGGAATTCGGACTGGGCGGATGCAATGCGCCGCAAGACATCGAAGCGGCGCAGTTTCCGACGCTGCGCCGCATCAAGTTCGATCACACCACGGCCAGCAAACCGGCGGATGACATCCCGGGCCGGTGGGAGGTTTGCACGCCGCAGAGCGCGCCGGGCTGGACCGCGGTCGGATTTTATTTCGCCCGCAGGATTCAGCAGGAAACCGGCGTGCCCATCGGGCTGATTGATGACAACTGGGGCGGCACCCGCATCGAGCCGTGGATTCCGCCCAGCGGTTTTGAGCAGGTGGATTCGCTCGCAGGCATTCTGGTGGATGTCACGAATCGCTGTCAGTCCTATCGCGCTGAGCTCGGCAAGGCGCTCGGACCACTGGAGCAATGGATCGGCGACGTGCGGAAGGCTTTGACCGCGCCCGGAGCCGACATCCCTGTCCAGCCGCCGGTGCCCGGGAATCCCTACAACGACGCCAGTTTCCCGTCCTCCATCTACAATGCCATGATCCATCCGATTGTTCCGTTCGGGCTGAAAGGCGCGATCTGGTATCAGGGCGAATCGAACGGCGGCGAAGGCGACGAGTATTACGCCAAGATGCGCGCGTTGATTGGCGGGTGGCGCGAGCTTTGGGCCCAGGGCGATTTTCCCTTTTACTTTGTGCAACTGGCCAACTTCACGCAGCCGAACAATGACCCGGCCGGCGGCGACGGTTGGGCGCGCGTCCGCATGGCGCAGTTGAAAAGTCTGGAGATTCCCAAGACCGGCATGGCCGTGACCATTGAACTCGCGGATGCGGACAATCCCAATGACATCCATCCGAAGAACAAATTTGACGTGGGTGAGCGGCTGGCCCTCTGGGCATTGGCGAAGGATTACGGAAAGGCCGGGCTGGTTTACAGCGGTCCGCTTTACCAGTCCCTGAAGGTCGAAGGCAACAAGGCCTGCATTTTCTTCACGAGCGTCGGCAGCGGATTGATGGTGGGTAAGAAGGAGGGCCGCCAGCCCACCATCGAAGACAAGACGGCCAAACTCAAGCGCTTTGCGATTGCGGGGCAGGATCGGAAGTGGTTCTGGGCGGATGCGGTCATTGACGGCGCCACCGTCGTTGTTTCCTCGCCCAACGTGCCCGCTCCCGTCGCCGTCCGCTACGCCTACTCGATGAATCCGGCCGGCTGCAATCTTTACAACCGCGAGGGCCTGCCGGCTTCGCCCTTTCGCACGGACGACTGGTGA
- a CDS encoding beta-L-arabinofuranosidase domain-containing protein — MNRTALHAIVIALTLAVQAGHASVAVANLPETAGTNAFYTANRAPLAPSPFVKLPIGSITPRGWLRHQLELERDGMTGRLKEVSPWLEFDKSAWTSTDGQGGAGWEEMPYWLKGYGDLGYVLGDRQIIAEAQKWIEAAMASQREDGWFGPRALLTSLNGKPDLWPHMVMLNALQSYYEFSGDPRVIEVMTRYLKWESTLPANAFGEGYWPKLRAGDNIESALWLYNRTGEPWLLDLAKRIHQGMARWDEGIVDWHNVNLAQGFRAGTVAWMVTRDPAHLASAEQNYTKLMSLYGQFPGGGFAGDENCREGFVDPRGGIETCGIVEFMHSFEMLMKITGDPVWVDRCEDIAFNSFPAAMTPDQKGLHYITCANQIQLDRENKSPGIQNGGTMFSYSPFAVYRCCQHNVSHGWPYYAENLWLATPDNGLCASLYAASEVRAHVGDGTVVTISEQTDYPFDEVIRFKVAVPKTVSFPLYLRVPRWCETASVQINGRNVQVKPRPLAFVVLEREWRDGDTITLQLPMKISTHDWVKNQNAVSVSRGPLSYSLAIEERWEKYGGHTGDWPEWEVFAETPWNYGLVLDKKAFSVIRKPGPIMAQPWTPENAPISLKARARKIPNWQADSHHMVAKLQPSPVRSGEPIEEVTLIPMGAARLRISMFPVIGNGPNAHDWIAPVQSRPSRYKASASHVFGGDTVEALGDGLEPRNSNDHDIPRMTWWPHLGTAEWVQYDFASPMKISRASVYWFDDAGNGQCRLPASWKILYRDGDQWREVANAKMPPIASNEFNHATFDTVQTTALRLEVQLRPDFSGGILEWQVK; from the coding sequence ATGAATCGAACGGCTCTTCACGCCATCGTCATCGCACTGACCCTTGCCGTGCAGGCCGGACATGCATCTGTTGCCGTCGCGAACCTTCCGGAGACGGCGGGCACCAACGCCTTTTATACCGCGAACCGCGCCCCGCTCGCGCCCAGCCCCTTTGTGAAGCTGCCCATCGGGAGCATCACTCCCAGAGGCTGGCTGCGGCATCAACTCGAGTTGGAGCGGGACGGAATGACGGGACGGCTCAAGGAAGTTTCGCCCTGGCTGGAGTTCGACAAGAGTGCCTGGACAAGCACGGATGGTCAGGGTGGGGCCGGCTGGGAAGAAATGCCTTACTGGCTGAAAGGTTACGGGGATCTCGGTTACGTGCTCGGCGACCGGCAAATAATTGCAGAGGCGCAGAAATGGATTGAGGCCGCCATGGCGTCGCAACGCGAGGACGGCTGGTTCGGTCCGCGCGCGTTGCTCACCTCGCTCAATGGCAAGCCCGATCTCTGGCCGCACATGGTCATGCTGAATGCCCTGCAAAGTTATTATGAATTCAGCGGAGACCCGCGCGTGATTGAAGTGATGACGCGCTATCTGAAGTGGGAAAGCACGCTGCCGGCGAACGCGTTTGGTGAAGGCTACTGGCCGAAGCTTCGTGCCGGCGACAACATTGAAAGCGCCCTCTGGCTTTACAATCGCACCGGTGAGCCCTGGCTGCTCGACCTGGCGAAAAGGATTCACCAAGGCATGGCCCGCTGGGACGAGGGCATTGTCGACTGGCACAACGTAAATCTGGCCCAGGGTTTTCGCGCCGGAACCGTGGCCTGGATGGTGACCAGGGATCCCGCTCATCTGGCCTCGGCAGAGCAGAACTACACCAAGCTCATGAGCCTGTATGGCCAGTTTCCCGGCGGTGGTTTCGCCGGTGACGAAAATTGCCGCGAAGGTTTTGTGGATCCGCGTGGCGGCATTGAGACCTGCGGCATCGTAGAATTCATGCACAGTTTCGAGATGCTGATGAAGATCACCGGCGACCCGGTCTGGGTTGATCGGTGCGAGGACATCGCGTTTAACAGTTTTCCCGCAGCCATGACGCCTGATCAGAAGGGCCTGCATTACATCACCTGTGCCAATCAGATTCAGCTCGACCGCGAAAACAAATCGCCGGGCATTCAGAACGGGGGGACGATGTTCAGCTACAGTCCGTTCGCGGTGTATCGCTGCTGCCAGCACAATGTGTCGCACGGCTGGCCTTATTACGCGGAGAATCTCTGGCTCGCGACGCCCGACAACGGGCTGTGCGCCTCCCTTTATGCGGCCAGCGAGGTGCGGGCCCACGTGGGCGACGGCACGGTTGTCACCATCTCGGAACAGACCGATTACCCGTTTGACGAGGTCATCCGTTTCAAGGTGGCCGTTCCGAAAACGGTGAGCTTCCCGCTGTATCTGCGTGTGCCACGCTGGTGCGAGACAGCTTCGGTGCAAATCAATGGCCGGAATGTGCAAGTGAAACCCAGGCCGCTGGCGTTCGTGGTGCTGGAGCGCGAATGGAGGGATGGCGACACGATCACGCTCCAACTTCCGATGAAGATTAGCACTCACGACTGGGTGAAGAATCAGAATGCCGTCTCCGTCAGCCGCGGCCCGTTGAGTTACTCGCTGGCCATCGAGGAACGCTGGGAGAAGTATGGGGGCCACACCGGGGACTGGCCGGAGTGGGAAGTTTTCGCCGAAACGCCATGGAACTACGGTCTTGTGCTGGACAAAAAAGCGTTCAGCGTCATTCGCAAACCCGGCCCGATCATGGCGCAGCCGTGGACTCCCGAAAACGCGCCGATTTCGTTGAAGGCCAGGGCGCGCAAGATTCCGAACTGGCAGGCCGACTCACATCACATGGTGGCCAAACTTCAGCCGAGTCCGGTGCGGTCCGGCGAGCCCATCGAAGAGGTCACCCTGATTCCCATGGGTGCGGCCCGTTTGCGCATTTCAATGTTCCCCGTCATCGGAAATGGCCCCAACGCACACGATTGGATCGCGCCGGTTCAGTCCAGACCATCCCGCTACAAGGCAAGCGCCTCGCATGTTTTTGGAGGTGACACTGTCGAGGCGCTGGGTGACGGCTTGGAGCCTCGCAACTCCAACGACCATGACATCCCGCGCATGACTTGGTGGCCACATCTCGGGACCGCCGAGTGGGTGCAATACGACTTTGCCAGTCCCATGAAGATTTCCCGTGCTTCGGTGTATTGGTTCGATGATGCCGGAAACGGTCAATGCCGCCTGCCGGCATCATGGAAGATTCTCTACCGCGATGGCGACCAGTGGCGTGAAGTTGCGAACGCCAAAATGCCACCCATTGCCAGCAATGAGTTCAATCACGCGACCTTTGATACGGTGCAAACCACGGCCCTGCGCCTGGAAGTTCAGCTTCGACCAGACTTTTCGGGCGGCATTTTGGAATGGCAGGTGAAGTGA